CTACTTCCCAAGACTGTCAGGACAGCTAGACTGGGTAAGTAAAACAAACCTTGGCGTTCGCGTAGGGTATTGTAGACAAGAAAAATAATATTCACATTCACTCCTTCCGAAATATTGCCGTAATCGGCATTCTGTGCTGATGATTTCACAAAATTGGGCGATATTCAAACTGTAACATTTGAAATTCAGTTATCACATCCTTAAGTAGACATAAGTCTTGTTAAAAATACTGGGTACTGAGTAGTAAAAATGAGGAGATCACAAGGGCAGGCACTCAATAAATGCACGGTATGGGGTGCTGGTGACTCGAAAATTAATTGTTTAATCGATTGCGTAGCATGATTTTCAGAATGCGTAACAACATTGACATGATATTTATCTATCTCTAGGAGGAATTAAAGTCGTGGTGATTAATACTAAATAAGTAACTATTCCGATCACCTGACGAACTTTAACTGTAAATCTCCTCTGGGCTATTTTTGATCTGGGGGAGATTTTTTTTCAATCCGCTTTGGATCTCTTGTTTGAAGGACTTTACCATTCCGCCAGAGCGATCGCTATTCCTTGTTGCAAATCTGGTGTGAGTGTGGAATTATTCGCTAATTGCTGTAATTGTTGATATGCAAAAGTTGCATCCAGTTTTTTGAGTGCGGCGATCGCATTTAATCTCACAATTTGATTACCATCTGCTAGCAATAAAATTAATGGTTCCACAGCCTGCTTGTTTCCTAACTGTCCCAAACCCAAAGCGATCGCACTTTTAATCCTCGCCTCCAAAGGATGTGCCACTGTGAGCAGATGCGGTGACTGCAAAATATCTAATAAAATTTCGGCAGATGGTGTCATTAACTGCGGCTTCTGCACTTGCCCCAAAACTGTGATAATTTCCTGCCAGAGTGTCTGTGATCTGCTGTGATAGAGTGCTTGTTGCAAATACGCCAAACCGGATAAAGTCTCCACCCAGACTAAAGCGCGGATAATTTCTAATTGCAGCTTGAGTGGTGTATTGGGTGAAATTAACACCTGAAATAAATGCTGCGCCGCCGCATCAGTACCCATTCGGGAAAGAGCGATCGCAGCTGCACAACAAACCTCAAGATTCAAATCGGATAATCGAGGTTGCAATCTCGCCACTAAATCTAGTTCTAGACATAAATCAGGGCGACAACCTAAAGCCAGCACTGAGGCACGTCTGACAGTGGCGGAAACGTCATCTAAAGCATTTAATAGGACTGGTGGTACACGTTGATCATGAAAGCTGCTGAGGGCTTCTAGGGTGGCGCTGCGGACTGCGGCTTGTGAATCTTGGACAACACTCAATAAAGGTGTAATTGTCTCCTGAGTGCGAATGTAAGCAAGCGATCGCACTGCTAAAAGTCTTGTCTGTTCCTCAGCCAAAAGTTGAGTTAGGGCTGTAATCGCCAGAGTCCCCATTTGCCCTAATGCTGATGCAGCCATCGCCTTGAGTTCTTGATTTTCACTGGTTTTCAGTAAGTCCACTAAAGAGACTATGGCCTCTGGGTGTTGAAACTCGCCCAAAGTGCGAACTGCATACCAACGTAAATCTTCTTCGGCATCTTCATCTTCGAGAATATCAATCAATGGGGGGATAGCAATATTTCCTAATTGCCGCAAGACTTTGGCAATATCCCAACGTTGCTGAAAATCTCCCATTTCTAAAATTGAGAGTGCTAATTTCAGCAGATATTCCCGATGTTTAACTATTTCTGGATGGTTAGAGTCTACTGTCAACATCAACTTTTGGAGATATTGAGTCACCAAAGACCAATCTGCTGCATCGGATGCGGCTTGTGCTTGGACTAAAAGCTGGTTGATAGGATTCACCATGCTTGCAAATAGGGCGTTGCTGAACTATGAAATTCCAAAATTACCTTAATTTTCTTCCTACCTTTGCGCCTTTGCGCCTTTGCGCGAACCTAATTCATATTTGAAATCAGCAACGCCGCAAATAGGGTGAGGAAAGAGCGCTAATTTTGTTTAACTAAAACAGAATTATTCTCAATCTTCGCTGTGTAAGTTTTGAGTGGTTCTGTAGCCGGGCCTCTTTGCACCTGACCATCACTGCCATATTCTGCACCATGACAAGGACAGTTAAATTTATTGCCTTCAGTTTGCCATGTCACGGTGCAACCTGAGTGAGTACAAGTAGGGTCAACAGCAATGAGATTGCCGCTTTTCGATGTACCCACTACTAAAACATTCACAGATGGCCAGTTTTTGACTAGCAATTGACCATCTTGGTCTAACTCTGCCACAGTCCCCACAGTTTGCCAATCGTCAGATGTAATGCTTTGCTCAGAACAAGCCGCGATTGCTATAGGTAAGCTACTAATTATTGCACCCAAACCTACCCAATTAATGAAATCACGACGTTTCATAGTTCTAGAAATTCTCTGTAATACTTACTGACCATCATCTTAGCAGGTCAATAAAATTACTTGACAACTCCCAAAACAGGCGCTACTTCCGGTGTGGCAATTGTAGGAACTAACAAACCTTGAGCATAGATTTGGGGATTTGTTTGCGCGATCGTCATCAGAGATTGGCGCACCTGAGCATTTACCGCCACAGTCTTGACATCATACATTTGCATAGCCAGCTTAGGGTAAAACCCAATACCGATAATTAGCACGATAAAACAGGCAGCAATAAATATCTCACGCGGTTTGGCATCGCTATAAATGGTTTCATCAGGTAGCAGACAGTCAGTACCAAAACAAGCTGTTCCCTCATCCTCCTGATTCTCCAAAGCGGCATTATTAATGTCACACATCAGGGCTGCACTACTGCCGTAAAATACCTTTCGCAGCAGGTTGAGCAGATAAATTGGCGTGAGAATAACTCCCACTGCGGCTAGGAATACTGTGACAATACAGAAGGCTGAACTATAGACATCGCTGGTAGTTATGCCCACAAAAACCGCAAGTTCGCCCACAAAGCCGCTCATACCAGGGAGAGCTAAAGAAGCCATCGCGCTGATTGTAAATAGTGCAAACACTTTGGGCATTACCTGACCAAGACCGCCCAGATCATCCATGATCATTGTGCGAGTGCGATCGTAAGTCACACCTGCTAGGAAGAACAGCACCGACGCAATTAAACCGTGGGAAATCATCTGTAACATTGCGCCGCTAATGCCTAAATCAGTGAAGGACGCAATACCCAATAGTACAAATCCCATGTGAGAAATCGACGAATAAGCCAGCCGACGCTTCATATTCCCTTGGGCGAATGAGTTCAACGCACCATAGATAATGTTGACAACTCCCAGAATCGCTAGAACTGGTGCAAAGTAAATATGTGCATCAGAAAGAATTCCCAGATTCAGCCGGATTAGTCCGTATCCGCCCATCTTTAGCAATACACCTGCAAGAATCATCGATACTGGAGAAGAAGCCTCTCCGTGAGCATCTGGCAACCAAGTATGCATGGGGAACACAGCTAACTTGACACCAAAGGCAATCAGCAATCCTGCATATAGCAGCAGTTCTAAATTCAGGGGGTAATCCTTTAGTCCTAGATCAACTAAATCAAAACTGACATTACCGCCACCGTAAAGCCCCA
The Nodularia sp. LEGE 06071 genome window above contains:
- a CDS encoding ubiquinol-cytochrome c reductase iron-sulfur subunit; the encoded protein is MKRRDFINWVGLGAIISSLPIAIAACSEQSITSDDWQTVGTVAELDQDGQLLVKNWPSVNVLVVGTSKSGNLIAVDPTCTHSGCTVTWQTEGNKFNCPCHGAEYGSDGQVQRGPATEPLKTYTAKIENNSVLVKQN
- a CDS encoding HEAT repeat domain-containing protein, yielding MVNPINQLLVQAQAASDAADWSLVTQYLQKLMLTVDSNHPEIVKHREYLLKLALSILEMGDFQQRWDIAKVLRQLGNIAIPPLIDILEDEDAEEDLRWYAVRTLGEFQHPEAIVSLVDLLKTSENQELKAMAASALGQMGTLAITALTQLLAEEQTRLLAVRSLAYIRTQETITPLLSVVQDSQAAVRSATLEALSSFHDQRVPPVLLNALDDVSATVRRASVLALGCRPDLCLELDLVARLQPRLSDLNLEVCCAAAIALSRMGTDAAAQHLFQVLISPNTPLKLQLEIIRALVWVETLSGLAYLQQALYHSRSQTLWQEIITVLGQVQKPQLMTPSAEILLDILQSPHLLTVAHPLEARIKSAIALGLGQLGNKQAVEPLILLLADGNQIVRLNAIAALKKLDATFAYQQLQQLANNSTLTPDLQQGIAIALAEW
- a CDS encoding NAD(P)H-quinone oxidoreductase subunit 4; its protein translation is MMADQFPWLTAIVLLPFIAAMVIPVLPDKDGKWVRWYALGVGVVDLILMCYAFWHHYDASNATFQLEENYTWMPQLGLNWAVAVDGLSVPFVLLAGLVTTLAIFSAWQVDRRPRLFYFLMLVLYSAQIGVFVAKDLLLFFIMWEVELIPVYLLICIWGGQKRRYAATKFLIYTAAASIFILVAALAMGLYGGGNVSFDLVDLGLKDYPLNLELLLYAGLLIAFGVKLAVFPMHTWLPDAHGEASSPVSMILAGVLLKMGGYGLIRLNLGILSDAHIYFAPVLAILGVVNIIYGALNSFAQGNMKRRLAYSSISHMGFVLLGIASFTDLGISGAMLQMISHGLIASVLFFLAGVTYDRTRTMIMDDLGGLGQVMPKVFALFTISAMASLALPGMSGFVGELAVFVGITTSDVYSSAFCIVTVFLAAVGVILTPIYLLNLLRKVFYGSSAALMCDINNAALENQEDEGTACFGTDCLLPDETIYSDAKPREIFIAACFIVLIIGIGFYPKLAMQMYDVKTVAVNAQVRQSLMTIAQTNPQIYAQGLLVPTIATPEVAPVLGVVK